Proteins found in one Quercus robur chromosome 2, dhQueRobu3.1, whole genome shotgun sequence genomic segment:
- the LOC126712374 gene encoding auxin-induced protein 6B-like, with product MSAGLGKCSKIRHIVRLRQMLRRWRNKARLSANRIPSDVPAGHVAVCVGSSCRRFVVRATHLNHPIFKKLLVQAEEEYGFNNQGPLAIPCDESLFEEVLRFISRSESGKNGNNPTRFVNLEDFQRYCHVGIRNNLDFWPESRPLLHGIADKTIW from the coding sequence atgtcagccGGACTGGGAAAATGCAGCAAAATCCGCCACATTGTGAGGCTCCGCCAAATGCTGAGACGGTGGCGCAACAAGGCACGGCTTTCAGCCAATCGCATACCGTCCGATGTGCCGGCGGGACACGTGGCGGTCTGCGTGGGCAGCAGTTGCAGGAGATTCGTGGTGCGCGCGACGCACCTGAACCACCCCATCTTCAAAAAGCTCCTGGTCCAAGCCGAAGAGGAGTACGGGTTCAACAACCAAGGCCCGCTGGCGATTCCGTGCGACGAGTCGCTATTCGAGGAAGTGCTCCGATTCATTTCGCGATCCGAGTCGGGTAAGAACGGCAACAACCCGACCCGCTTCGTGAATCTCGAGGATTTTCAGAGGTACTGCCACGTGGGCATCCGAAACAACCTTGACTTCTGGCCTGAATCTCGACCGTTGCTTCATGGGATCGCCGACAAAACTATCTGGTAA